In Nonomuraea muscovyensis, one genomic interval encodes:
- a CDS encoding ubiquinone/menaquinone biosynthesis methyltransferase, whose protein sequence is MPAQGTPSSKGQEIQRTFDRITDYYDLMNRLMTLGRHSAWCREVAAGAKVPPGGSMLDIATGTGVIALAALERYPNSAVHAVDFSERMLAAAAGKPGASAITWQQADANDLPFGDASFDAVTHGYLLRNVENVERVLEEQYRVLKPGGRVVILETCPPRGPLRYPVELGVRIVIPLLGQVVARDRQSYAYLQESTLGFMTPQEVSAILRRVGFSSISWKKRFFGTHMIISAGKR, encoded by the coding sequence ATGCCAGCACAGGGAACGCCTTCGTCCAAGGGCCAGGAGATCCAGCGGACATTCGACAGGATCACTGACTACTACGATCTGATGAATCGCCTCATGACCCTGGGACGGCATTCCGCCTGGTGTCGTGAGGTCGCGGCGGGCGCGAAAGTCCCGCCGGGTGGGAGCATGCTCGACATCGCCACCGGAACCGGCGTCATCGCTCTTGCCGCACTCGAGAGATATCCGAACTCGGCCGTCCACGCCGTCGATTTCTCGGAGCGGATGCTGGCGGCGGCGGCCGGCAAGCCGGGGGCCTCCGCCATCACGTGGCAGCAGGCGGACGCCAATGACCTGCCTTTCGGCGACGCTTCCTTCGACGCGGTCACGCACGGCTATCTCCTGCGGAACGTGGAGAATGTCGAGCGCGTGCTCGAAGAGCAGTACCGCGTGCTCAAACCCGGAGGCCGGGTCGTCATTCTGGAGACGTGCCCGCCGCGAGGGCCGCTCCGCTACCCGGTGGAGCTGGGGGTGCGGATCGTGATTCCCCTTCTCGGCCAGGTGGTCGCACGCGATCGGCAGTCGTATGCGTATCTGCAGGAATCGACGCTCGGCTTCATGACTCCGCAGGAGGTCTCCGCGATCCTCCGCCGGGTCGGCTTCAGCTCCATATCGTGGAAGAAGAGGTTCTTCGGCACCCACATGATCATCTCGGCCGGAAAGCGGTAA
- a CDS encoding response regulator transcription factor, with product MIRTAVIRVVLADDEKLIRSGWATMLSLHDDIEVIAEAADGRAAVEAGTGADVVLMDIRMPGMDGLAATRELARRSPKTRVIMVTTFESDQLVWGALRAGAAGYVLKRSPAGDLVEAVRLVHGRDAVLFPDALRRIASPHVGTARQRVPVELTPRELDVLRHIALGQNNAEIASALYVTRETVKTHVGNLLDKLGARDRTQAAVLAYELGLAGTGVEEPTNSRRRRE from the coding sequence GTGATCCGGACCGCTGTGATCCGGGTCGTCCTGGCCGACGACGAGAAGCTGATCCGCTCGGGTTGGGCGACCATGCTCTCCCTCCACGACGACATCGAGGTGATCGCCGAGGCCGCCGACGGCCGTGCGGCGGTCGAAGCCGGCACCGGCGCGGACGTCGTGCTGATGGACATCCGCATGCCCGGCATGGACGGTCTGGCCGCGACCCGGGAGCTCGCCCGCCGCTCCCCGAAGACGCGCGTCATCATGGTCACCACGTTCGAGAGCGACCAGCTCGTCTGGGGTGCCCTGCGCGCAGGCGCCGCCGGCTACGTGCTCAAACGCTCGCCCGCCGGCGATCTGGTGGAGGCCGTCCGGCTGGTGCACGGGCGCGACGCGGTGCTCTTCCCCGACGCGCTGCGCCGCATCGCCTCGCCGCATGTCGGCACCGCCCGGCAGCGCGTGCCGGTCGAGCTGACCCCGCGCGAGCTGGACGTCCTGCGGCACATCGCACTCGGGCAGAACAACGCGGAGATCGCCTCGGCGCTGTACGTCACCAGGGAGACGGTCAAGACGCACGTCGGCAATCTCCTGGACAAGCTCGGCGCTCGCGACCGCACCCAGGCTGCCGTCCTCGCCTACGAGCTCGGCCTTGCCGGCACCGGCGTTGAAGAGCCCACGAACAGCCGCCGGCGTCGAGAATGA
- a CDS encoding sensor histidine kinase — translation MKRHLAHALRAGVYQLLGAALLAPVAAGLGLLILAELTPGRLLVLWAACLPASVLLAMMPLMRRLEVTALSDLLDVEVPERGDRLYLVALTSLHLYVGATLSAAVLALSPGLLPRAWRAAPGEVAEVLLLAAVVLAAMVATGFGQRWVARRLLRSEPSRLIDELGRRQSLALELHDSVGHALSVVLVQAMAAEAALQRAAPALAAQSLGHLTTTARDAQQELDVLLSVLDDGAAGETPTLEALGTLTRGLDVRVSVDHLGKVPPATSRAAFAIAREALTNALRHGHGPVTLGVAVGADLTLTMNNATLGGPGEPGRGLTGMRMRARLAGGTCTWEEVGGTWRVRANLPL, via the coding sequence CCCATGCCCTGCGGGCCGGGGTCTACCAGCTACTGGGCGCCGCGCTGCTGGCTCCGGTCGCTGCGGGGCTCGGCTTGCTGATCCTGGCGGAGCTGACGCCGGGACGCCTGCTGGTGCTGTGGGCGGCGTGCCTGCCCGCCTCGGTGCTGCTCGCGATGATGCCGCTGATGCGGCGCCTGGAGGTGACCGCGCTGTCGGACCTGCTCGACGTCGAGGTGCCCGAGCGGGGCGACCGTCTCTACCTGGTGGCCCTGACCAGCCTGCACTTGTACGTCGGCGCGACGCTCAGCGCGGCCGTGCTGGCGCTGTCTCCCGGGCTGCTCCCGCGGGCATGGCGCGCGGCGCCCGGCGAGGTGGCCGAGGTGCTGCTGCTCGCCGCCGTCGTGCTGGCCGCGATGGTCGCCACCGGCTTCGGCCAACGCTGGGTCGCACGCCGGCTGCTGCGCTCCGAGCCGTCCCGCCTGATCGACGAGCTCGGCCGCCGCCAGTCACTCGCCCTGGAACTGCACGACTCCGTCGGCCACGCCCTCAGCGTCGTCCTGGTGCAGGCCATGGCGGCCGAGGCGGCGCTGCAGCGCGCCGCCCCCGCGCTCGCCGCGCAGTCGCTCGGGCACCTGACGACCACCGCTCGCGACGCTCAGCAGGAGCTCGACGTGCTGCTCAGCGTGCTCGACGACGGCGCGGCGGGAGAGACGCCCACCCTGGAGGCGCTCGGCACGCTCACCCGCGGTCTCGACGTCCGGGTCAGTGTCGACCACCTCGGCAAGGTCCCGCCCGCAACGTCGCGGGCCGCCTTCGCGATCGCCAGGGAGGCGCTCACCAACGCCCTGCGCCACGGGCACGGCCCGGTCACGCTCGGCGTCGCCGTCGGCGCCGATCTGACCCTGACCATGAACAACGCAACCCTGGGCGGGCCCGGGGAGCCGGGGCGCGGCCTGACCGGCATGCGCATGCGGGCCCGGCTCGCAGGCGGGACGTGCACCTGGGAGGAGGTGGGCGGAACGTGGCGCGTCCGGGCGAACCTGCCGCTGTGA